From Achromobacter spanius, a single genomic window includes:
- a CDS encoding LysR substrate-binding domain-containing protein, producing MPYPLAKLPPLDLVRGFVAVGRRMSITLAAQDLHVTQSAVSRQIRALEAHLGVPLLVRGFRSVTFTAEGAQLFRMADVWLSQLGDLTEQLRAPERRTPVTVTTTIGVASLWLLPRLGDFQAAHPDIDVRVAADNRLIDIDREAVDIAIRYSERNSVSDGAVWLFGESVVPVAHPSLDARELDARELQRHVLLEFDDPTRPWLQWSEWLNARGLGRVRAKGMLRFNQYDQIVHAALAGHGIALGRLALIAPMLADRRLALVGSPEASATEHAYWLVRNARRSTPDADVVTQWLVDQAVATARDLTR from the coding sequence ATGCCATACCCGCTTGCGAAACTGCCACCGCTTGATCTTGTCCGCGGCTTTGTCGCCGTCGGCCGCCGCATGAGCATCACGCTCGCCGCGCAGGACCTGCATGTCACGCAGTCCGCCGTCAGCCGTCAGATCCGCGCCTTGGAAGCGCATTTGGGGGTGCCGTTGCTGGTGCGGGGATTTCGCAGCGTCACGTTCACCGCCGAAGGCGCGCAACTCTTTCGAATGGCCGACGTCTGGTTGAGCCAGCTTGGCGACCTGACCGAACAACTACGCGCCCCCGAGCGGCGCACGCCCGTTACCGTCACCACCACCATCGGCGTGGCCTCGTTGTGGCTGCTGCCCCGGCTGGGCGACTTTCAGGCGGCGCATCCCGATATCGACGTGCGTGTGGCCGCCGACAACCGGCTGATCGACATCGACCGCGAAGCCGTCGACATCGCCATCCGCTACAGCGAGCGCAACTCGGTCTCCGATGGCGCCGTGTGGCTATTCGGCGAATCGGTGGTGCCGGTGGCCCACCCGTCGCTCGACGCGCGCGAGCTGGATGCGCGCGAGTTGCAGCGCCACGTGCTGCTGGAATTCGACGATCCCACGCGGCCATGGCTGCAATGGTCGGAATGGCTGAACGCGCGCGGTCTGGGCCGCGTGCGCGCGAAAGGCATGCTGCGCTTCAACCAGTACGACCAGATCGTGCATGCCGCGCTGGCCGGCCACGGCATCGCGCTGGGACGGCTGGCGCTGATCGCACCCATGCTGGCGGACCGGCGGCTGGCGCTCGTCGGCAGCCCTGAGGCCAGCGCCACCGAACACGCCTACTGGCTGGTGCGCAACGCGCGGCGCAGCACGCCCGATGCCGACGTCGTCACGCAATGGCTGGTGGATCAGGCGGTGGCGACCGCGCGGGATCTGACGCGCTGA
- a CDS encoding DUF2917 domain-containing protein: MSFRLAGGSTMLLKRASGVRIVCHAGTVWISEYRRFDDSVLQAGESLTVHSDRDVVLSGLPDAQVALQPEFLT, translated from the coding sequence ATGTCATTCCGTTTGGCCGGCGGCTCGACTATGCTGCTCAAGCGCGCTTCGGGCGTGCGCATCGTGTGTCACGCCGGCACCGTGTGGATCTCCGAATACCGCCGCTTCGATGACAGCGTGCTGCAAGCGGGCGAATCCCTGACCGTGCACAGCGATCGCGACGTCGTTCTCAGCGGCCTGCCGGATGCGCAGGTCGCGCTACAACCGGAGTTTCTGACATGA
- a CDS encoding 2-hydroxychromene-2-carboxylate isomerase, translating into MTASLPDTPRIEMWFDFASPYSYLAIERIDTLAREAEVKVDLRPFLLGPIFQAQGWNDTPFRLFPGKGAYMMRDIARLAEKYGVVYNRPRLFPRMSVLPARIALLGQDEPWGRDFCVAVFRANFQHDLDIQSEDVVRDLLIGLSLDADALIARAKTESAKEALRKQVDRARDLGIFGAPTLFVDGEMFWGNDRLEDALDWTRRKAPASAWPPRAHA; encoded by the coding sequence ATGACCGCGTCCTTGCCCGATACGCCCCGCATCGAAATGTGGTTCGATTTCGCCAGCCCGTACAGCTATCTGGCGATCGAGCGCATCGACACGCTTGCGCGCGAGGCCGAGGTCAAGGTCGATCTGCGGCCGTTTCTGCTGGGGCCGATCTTTCAGGCGCAGGGCTGGAACGACACGCCGTTCCGGCTGTTTCCGGGCAAGGGCGCCTACATGATGCGCGATATCGCGCGCCTGGCCGAGAAGTACGGCGTGGTCTACAACCGTCCGCGCCTCTTTCCGCGCATGAGCGTGCTGCCCGCGCGCATCGCGTTGCTGGGCCAGGACGAGCCCTGGGGCCGCGATTTCTGCGTCGCGGTGTTCCGCGCGAATTTCCAGCATGACCTGGATATCCAGTCCGAGGACGTCGTGCGCGATCTGCTCATTGGCCTGTCGCTGGATGCCGACGCGCTGATCGCCCGCGCCAAGACGGAAAGCGCCAAGGAAGCGCTGCGCAAGCAGGTCGACCGTGCACGCGACCTGGGCATCTTCGGCGCACCGACGCTTTTCGTGGACGGGGAAATGTTCTGGGGCAACGACCGATTGGAAGATGCGCTGGACTGGACTCGCCGCAAAGCGCCCGCCAGCGCCTGGCCGCCGCGGGCGCACGCCTAG
- a CDS encoding DUF779 domain-containing protein — MPEHTPRVVATDEARQLIDTLRAKHGPLMFHQSGGCCDGSSPMCYPQGEFMVGGSDVLLGDLEGCPFWIGEDQFAYWEHTQLVIDAVPGRGGAFSLDSAEGKRFLLRSRLYSDEEWANVGPVTKG, encoded by the coding sequence ATGCCAGAGCACACGCCACGCGTGGTTGCGACCGACGAGGCGCGCCAGCTGATCGACACCCTGCGCGCCAAGCACGGACCGCTGATGTTTCACCAATCCGGCGGCTGCTGCGACGGCAGCTCGCCCATGTGTTATCCACAGGGCGAGTTCATGGTGGGCGGCTCGGACGTGCTGTTGGGCGATCTGGAAGGTTGCCCATTCTGGATCGGCGAAGACCAGTTCGCTTACTGGGAACACACCCAGCTCGTCATCGACGCCGTGCCCGGACGCGGCGGCGCGTTTTCGCTGGACAGCGCGGAGGGCAAGCGGTTCCTGTTGCGGTCGCGGCTGTACTCGGATGAGGAGTGGGCGAATGTCGGACCGGTGACAAAGGGCTAG
- the adh gene encoding aldehyde dehydrogenase yields the protein MDIATRVTPETYGTRLDLKTQYDNFIDGKWQSPADGEYFDNVTPVTGQTLSRNARSKERDIELALDAAHRAAPKWGSTPAAERARMLMKIADVMEANLERLATAETWDNGKPIREARAADIPLAIDHFRYFASCIRSQEGGLSEIDHDTVAYHFNEPLGVVGQIIPWNFPILMAAWKLAPALAAGNCVVLKPAEQTPLGILLLMELIGDILPPGVVNVVTGFGLEAGKPLASSKRIAKIAFTGETTTGRLIMQYASQNIIPVTLELGGKSPNIFFADVAAQDDDFLDKAVEGFVMFALNQGEVCTCPSRALIQESLYDKFMERALKRVAEIKQGNPLDADTMLGAQASTEQLEKILSYLDIGKQEGADVLAGGSRAQMQGGLEGGYYVQPTVFKGHNKMRVFQEEIFGPVVAVTTFKDADDALALANDTLYGLGAGVWSRDANTCYRMGRAIKAGRVWTNCYHAYPAHAAFGGYKQSGIGRENHKMMLNHYQQTKNLLVSYSPKKLGFF from the coding sequence ATGGATATCGCGACCCGCGTTACCCCGGAGACCTACGGCACCCGCCTGGACCTCAAGACGCAGTACGACAATTTCATCGACGGCAAATGGCAGTCGCCCGCGGATGGCGAATACTTCGACAACGTCACGCCGGTCACGGGCCAGACCCTGAGCCGCAACGCGCGCTCGAAGGAGCGCGACATCGAATTGGCGCTGGACGCCGCGCACCGCGCCGCGCCGAAATGGGGTTCGACCCCGGCCGCCGAACGCGCCCGCATGCTCATGAAGATCGCGGACGTGATGGAAGCCAACCTGGAACGCCTGGCCACGGCGGAAACCTGGGACAACGGCAAGCCCATCCGCGAAGCCCGCGCCGCCGACATTCCGCTGGCCATCGACCACTTCCGCTATTTCGCCTCGTGCATCCGCAGCCAGGAAGGCGGGCTGTCCGAGATCGACCACGACACCGTGGCTTACCACTTCAACGAACCGCTAGGCGTGGTCGGTCAGATCATTCCGTGGAACTTCCCCATCCTGATGGCCGCGTGGAAGCTTGCGCCTGCGCTGGCCGCCGGCAATTGCGTGGTGCTGAAACCCGCCGAACAGACGCCGCTGGGCATCCTGCTGCTGATGGAACTGATCGGCGACATCCTGCCGCCGGGCGTCGTGAACGTGGTGACCGGCTTCGGGCTGGAAGCCGGCAAGCCGCTGGCATCCAGCAAGCGCATCGCCAAGATCGCCTTCACCGGCGAGACCACCACCGGCCGGCTCATCATGCAGTACGCGTCGCAGAACATCATCCCCGTCACGCTGGAACTGGGCGGCAAGTCGCCCAACATCTTCTTTGCGGACGTGGCGGCGCAGGACGACGACTTCCTGGACAAGGCGGTCGAGGGCTTTGTCATGTTCGCGTTGAACCAGGGCGAAGTGTGCACGTGCCCCAGCCGCGCACTCATCCAGGAATCGCTCTACGACAAGTTCATGGAACGCGCCCTGAAACGCGTGGCCGAGATCAAGCAGGGCAATCCGCTGGATGCCGACACCATGCTGGGCGCGCAGGCCTCCACCGAGCAGCTCGAAAAGATCCTGTCCTATCTGGACATCGGCAAGCAGGAAGGCGCGGACGTGCTGGCAGGCGGCTCGCGCGCGCAGATGCAGGGCGGACTGGAAGGCGGCTATTACGTGCAGCCCACGGTGTTCAAGGGCCACAACAAGATGCGCGTGTTCCAGGAAGAAATCTTCGGGCCGGTCGTGGCGGTCACCACGTTCAAGGACGCCGATGATGCGCTGGCGCTGGCCAACGACACGCTGTACGGCCTGGGCGCCGGCGTGTGGTCGCGCGACGCCAACACGTGCTATCGCATGGGCCGCGCGATCAAGGCGGGACGCGTATGGACCAACTGCTATCACGCCTATCCAGCGCACGCGGCATTTGGCGGCTACAAGCAATCGGGCATCGGACGCGAGAACCACAAGATGATGCTCAACCACTATCAGCAGACGAAGAACCTGCTGGTGAGCTATTCGCCGAAGAAGCTGGGGTTCTTCTGA
- a CDS encoding sigma-54-dependent Fis family transcriptional regulator, producing the protein MASHSGRQTLTQARLLFNQQGAVPGGMVAEPILRSWRRCADLGFDMRGVRRAELMTQGELREAQQRNEALRRLSEPAIAYLRRQAGGSGNLVILSDAQGLVLDSDGDTGFAHRASRVALMPGAPWDEAAAGTNAIGTALVEGRPIAVHGAEHYFEPNRILTCAAVPITDSEGRTLGVLDLSSQARDVRPDVLALVRVAVDRIEHQLFESAYEQCTVLRLHADPTGLGEPGEALLAFQGDLLIGANRRALQALALAATALGVYRYADVFDGDIERCPDASGRVHARTGAVYHARLRMPRTRAPQPPTTPASRPPGAQAKTPAPSFDAATLGALARAVHLADAGVSILLQGETGVGKEVFARQIHARGQRAAGPFVAVNCAALPESLIESELFGYEEGAFTGARRQGSKGLLRQAHGGVLFLDEIGDMPLLLQSRLLRVLQTREVSPLGAARPVRVDFTLVCATHRPLAHEGPDAPVRPDLYFRIAEYTVTLEPLRARADRLELLRELWAAQGAGPALPPAIEAVLAAYSWPGNYRQLASVLRTLHVLAGPAGRVDADMLPAELRGAASAPKIGAQATGAATSASAPNNGSGDLHAMTDAAIRGALAENGGSVSRAARALGVHRSTVYRRAAALGLARPK; encoded by the coding sequence ATGGCTTCTCACTCCGGTCGGCAGACGCTGACGCAGGCGCGGCTGCTCTTCAATCAGCAGGGCGCGGTGCCGGGCGGCATGGTTGCCGAACCCATCCTGCGTTCCTGGCGCCGCTGCGCCGACCTGGGTTTCGACATGCGTGGCGTGCGTCGCGCCGAGCTCATGACGCAGGGCGAACTGCGCGAAGCCCAGCAGCGCAACGAAGCGCTGCGCCGCCTGTCCGAACCCGCCATCGCCTATCTGCGCCGCCAGGCCGGCGGCAGCGGCAACCTCGTCATCCTGTCGGACGCGCAGGGCCTGGTGCTGGACTCGGACGGCGATACGGGCTTTGCGCATCGCGCCTCGCGCGTGGCCCTGATGCCCGGCGCGCCGTGGGACGAAGCCGCCGCCGGCACCAATGCCATCGGCACCGCGCTGGTCGAAGGCCGGCCCATCGCCGTGCACGGCGCGGAACACTATTTCGAACCCAACCGCATCCTGACCTGCGCGGCCGTTCCCATCACCGACAGCGAAGGCCGCACGCTGGGCGTGCTCGATCTATCCAGCCAGGCCCGTGACGTGCGCCCCGATGTGCTGGCACTGGTGCGCGTGGCGGTGGACCGCATCGAACATCAATTGTTCGAAAGCGCCTATGAACAATGCACGGTGCTGCGCCTGCACGCCGACCCCACCGGCCTGGGCGAGCCCGGCGAAGCCTTGCTGGCATTTCAGGGCGACCTGCTCATCGGCGCCAACCGGCGCGCGCTGCAGGCACTGGCACTGGCGGCGACCGCGCTGGGCGTGTACCGCTACGCGGACGTGTTCGACGGTGACATCGAACGATGCCCGGATGCCTCGGGCAGGGTGCATGCACGAACGGGCGCGGTCTATCACGCGCGGCTGCGCATGCCACGCACGCGCGCTCCGCAACCGCCCACCACGCCCGCATCGCGCCCACCCGGCGCGCAGGCCAAAACCCCGGCCCCCAGCTTCGACGCCGCAACGCTAGGCGCGCTGGCGCGCGCCGTGCATCTGGCGGATGCTGGCGTGTCGATCCTGCTGCAGGGCGAAACGGGCGTCGGCAAGGAGGTGTTTGCGCGGCAGATCCACGCGCGCGGCCAACGCGCCGCCGGCCCCTTCGTGGCAGTCAACTGCGCCGCCTTGCCGGAAAGCCTGATCGAATCGGAGTTGTTCGGCTACGAAGAAGGCGCCTTCACCGGCGCGCGCCGCCAGGGCAGCAAGGGTCTGCTACGGCAGGCGCATGGCGGCGTGCTGTTCCTGGACGAGATCGGCGATATGCCGCTGCTGCTGCAATCGCGCCTGCTGCGCGTGCTGCAGACGCGCGAGGTCTCGCCGTTGGGCGCGGCGCGGCCCGTGCGGGTGGACTTCACCCTGGTGTGCGCGACGCATCGGCCGCTTGCGCATGAAGGCCCGGATGCACCAGTGCGTCCTGACCTGTACTTCCGGATTGCCGAATACACCGTCACGCTCGAGCCCCTGCGCGCGCGGGCCGACCGTCTGGAATTGCTGCGCGAGCTGTGGGCGGCGCAAGGCGCGGGTCCCGCGCTGCCACCGGCCATCGAAGCCGTACTCGCGGCGTATTCGTGGCCCGGCAATTACCGCCAACTGGCGTCGGTGCTGCGCACGTTGCATGTGCTGGCGGGACCGGCGGGCAGGGTGGATGCCGACATGCTGCCCGCGGAATTGCGCGGTGCCGCGAGCGCCCCGAAGATCGGCGCGCAGGCGACCGGCGCTGCAACATCCGCGTCCGCACCGAATAATGGAAGCGGCGATCTGCACGCCATGACGGATGCCGCCATCCGCGGCGCGTTGGCCGAAAACGGCGGCAGTGTCAGCCGCGCGGCGCGCGCGTTGGGCGTGCACCGCAGCACGGTGTATCGGCGCGCCGCCGCATTGGGCCTGGCGCGCCCCAAATAA